The following nucleotide sequence is from Mangifera indica cultivar Alphonso chromosome 1, CATAS_Mindica_2.1, whole genome shotgun sequence.
TTGTATAGATTTGATATTTGATTGAGTGCTACAGTAAggtaaaatttgtattaattggTGAACAATAATGGAGCCATGGAGGCCTCCTTTTAGCAAAAATCTTGGTTCTGTCCCTAATTGTTCAATTCACACCATTCACATGCATCATCATGCACTAGTCATGCATAAGGGTTCATAGCGTTATCTGATTTCCTTGTACAAATTTTCTAAAGTTGGTAACAACTTCCACAAACTATTGAATGTACAATatgaaattttacatatttatggGTGTGCATAGCTCTTGAATGGTCATGCATCTAATATTGActtattttcttgtttactTGAACCATCGATGCATGATTGATCAAGAATGACAACTCTTTTCCAATCAATGCCTTCATACAAGTTATAAATGGTCATGTGTGTTTTCCATGCATAGTTGTTCATAGAATGTTGACCTTCTCCTGTGGTAACTGTTTTTGAATACAAACAACTTAATTATGAATGACACACTTACTCATTAATGAGCCCAAACAGGTCATGCATCCACAGTGCACAATTGTTCATCAAGTgtttgaaaaatctcaaaaGCTAGTAACAGTCTGGTGTCACGACTCATACCTTTGCATGAACGAGAGGCAATATAAGTATGTACAATCATTCACCTTAAAACctgtatttttcaatttgatccaATTTGGTCATGACCTAAGTCATACCTTGGacaaattagtattttttttaacttatttttatatattatcaaaacacTTTGAGGTACAACATAAACGGTAAAACATGATAAGGAATGATATactaacattttctcctatttTAATTGTGCAAAATGATTGAAGTTGTTGATAATCTTGCCAGAATTCTTACCATATTTGGTTTCTATtgtgaaaaataaattcaaagtttattttatatgagTAGCTTTGTGTAAATATAATGTGTTAGTCCATATAACTCCAACATAGAGTTGGTCAATTTCAGAGAGATCACCTCAATTTTGGTAAACTTAGTTAATTTGCCAGAAAATGTTAACAATTTTGTCAATATAATTACATTCCCATAAAAAGAGATATGTGAGCGATAAATACCCTAGTAGTGTTATATAATGATCTCTCATTTTCTagtgatttaaatatttgaaataaatttgatatttttagaaaatttagatTCTTTACTTGGAGCTGTATGAGACGAGAGATTTAAGATAATAAACTAAAGAAAAGaatcttttttcttcatttacaaACAAAAAGATGAGGGTGTCAGGGAGATTAAAGAATCATAATTTTATCGATAAATTCGATGGCTTTAGTACTCTActacattattaaaaaaataatattcttagGTAAATGTTGAATAAGATCCATAAGTTTATCGATAAATATAATGCATCCAGACAACTTTGATGGAGACTATCGGATATTCCAAAGACAAAAAggcaaataattttgtttatgtatttgaataataattatagaagACCTTGATCGTGCTCCAAATTTATCGTTAAAGACATTCTCTGGGACTTACTCAAATTTATTACTTTggatgataaattttaaaaaattttatattatagatCGATCcttaaagattgaaaatgttttattgGTACCCGTTAGCGTTTGGTCTTTACCTATTGAATTGAATCCTCAAAGTTCACAAGAACAAGGGCAGTGTTTGTTGttatctcattaaaaaaaattatatattcaattgcCTATGCATGCCTGGTCTgcaaagaggaaaaaataaatggaGTTTATTGAAGGAAAATTGAATGAAGAGAAGGTATTTGAGGGTCTAGTATTTCCAAAGacactcaatccttcaatttGTAATGGAACAACTGAGTTATTAGTAAAGATGATAGAAGAAAAACGTGAATGGCtaagtgaaatattaaaacttcaTAATGCAATCTTGTTCAGAGGATTCAACGTTTCATCTCCGGAGGAGTTCCGACAGGTGGTGGAAGCGTTTGATTGGGAGGAGATGCCATACATGGGGCCAACTAATCGAGTGATGGTCACAAATCGTATTTACAATGCTAATGAAGCTCCTCTCCACCAGTTTATCAATTTTCATCATGAGATGTTTTTGGcaagtttctttttaattttcagagccttttattttttaactaatttctTAACTCATCCAATCAACTCATCTGCTGGACCTAGATAATTTTTGTGAAGATAACAAAGCCGTTGTTCTGGTATATATATAGACTCAAATATAGCTAGGGAAAGAATTTAATCAATCGCTTATGGATCTTCTGCTAGCTGATCTTTATACAAATGTGCAGACCAAACAATATCCTTCAAAGATACTGTTCCTGTGCACACAGCCATCTCCTGAAGGTGGAGAGACATGCATACTGCCCAGTCACATTGTAGTAAGCAAAATGGAAAAAGAGATTCCAGAATTTGTTTCCGAATTAGAGAAAAAAGGGtttatgttcaaaataaagACAGCAAATGTAAATTCAAATGCCATCCTTGGGACAACATGGAAGTCTTATTTGAACAccgaagatgaagttgaagccAAAAAGAGGTATGCATGTAGATCATCCttgtgagtgtgtgtgtgtgtatatatatatatatatatatatatatatatatatatatgatatgagTAAATACTAATAGCTAGCTAGTAAAAGTTGTGTTGTAGATCAATGGAGAAGCTTGGTTGCAATTCGGTGGAATTCAATGAAGATGGAAGTGCAGAGTTTGTGTATGGACCATTAAATCCAATTAGGGAGTTTGAAGGAAAGAGGGTTTGGTTTATACCAATAGTAAGGCATTCAGCTAATAAGAAAGACACAAGGACTAGTTTTGGAGATGGAACTCCTCTTCCATCAAAAGGCTTAGAAACCTACAAAAACATATTGGATAAAGTGTGTGTTGACATCAAGTGGGAAAAGGGAGATGTAATGTTGCTTGACAACTTATCTGTGCAACATGGAAGGCGTCCTGCCAAGCCACCTCGTTCTGTATTTGTGTCCTTATGCAAATAATCTAATATTTGCTCTCTTGTTCATCATAAAAGGAGCGGTTGTGAGAGTCGTGAGTACCACGATATATAATTAACCCTCCTCATGCCATATGTCTATCTAATAAAGTTAAACATTTGCTATATTTATTTGGCCGaaaaaactatttcccacccaaggtatttttatttatttattttttttaaacaattgtAGCATTCTAGTCAACAAATCCCACTAACAATTGAATGATGGattagaaaaatatcattttaaaatttaaaagatagaaaaaaaaaatcaataaaatgaattttgggCATGAAAATATCGCATAAAACAATTTTGCACATTGACTGAGCCTATTAAAATGTGAATTTAATTACCATTATAGTGCACCATAGGATAACATACGTATAAGACATTAGGCAACATTCTAGGGGTTATATGAATATAACTAGTAAAATAAgattggttgaatttcttcccAAATACAAAACATGTTTTTGACCATATTCAAACTTTACACTTGACTAACTTTGAACTTTTGTGGCAAAAAATGAATTAACCACAaatattttttgcttaaaatagGTTTAAAATGAAAATCTCTAAGTAGTTGGCTGCAGGCTTCTTGAAGGTTGAAAATGTGCAGTAAGAAAGAGGTTAATGTGGACGTCCATGCGGCCCGGTCCCAGTAATGCAGGGTCaattctttctttataattGGTAGTGAACACTCTGATTTTACTTCTCCACGGCAAGACAATAGTCCATCTATTGCATTCAGAAGTTCCGCAAGAGTCACCTTTTTTGGATCAATGGAAGTAAATAATTATTCGTCTGAGAAACACGTTTCATTGCATCAAACAATCAACAACTCTCTTTCTTTGGGCTTACAGTTACAAAGCTCAACCGAACTTAACCACACCTACAACAcaacaatcaaccaaaatacctccatttaaaataaactaattatgTTTAAGATGATTTAAAGAACATTACCTGGGCCCCTTTAGGAATCGGGTTCTTTCTTCTCAACTTCACGATTTGTTATCTTAATAGAGCAGTCAATATCCTCCACAACAACAGTGGAGCCGCTGGGCACATGAAGCAACAAATTTTCAAGAGTAGAATCAGAGTTAACAGCCGATAAGTTCAAATTATACACATCATAATTCATATAATTCGCTATTGCAGCAATTAAGCTTAACTTCCCAGTGCTGGGTGGATCATATAACAAATGACCCCTCTTCCAAACTTTCCCAATCTTCTTATAATACTCCTTCCCTTTACCAAGATCCGTTTTAGCCCTTTCTCCTTCGAATCACCACCCATAACCAGCGTTTTAAACCTCATGGGATGATCAAGGTTCATCCTATTAGACCTCCACCTAAAGGTGTCCATGGCCCTGATCGGATTGGGCTTTAAGCTTTCATAGTGATAAATCTTTGAACCGGGTTGGTTCATAGAATTTTTAAGGTTCAAGACCTGCCTTTATATATAGAGCCGAATGAACCCATAATTGAGCTTGTCTAAAGGTTGacccatttaaacaaattttaaaaaaattttaaaaccaataataacattttaaatattttatttatagtatttCACTTGTGACAGAGAAATAAcatgattatatgataaaaaatattataatataatataaattaattaatttacatattgtataattataaatattaataaaatatatatatcatacaatttatttattcgtcctcaattttcaaatttatgaattcttcaaagataacTTATGCCACctgattatataatttgaaataagcTTTAACCCAATTTTTCATACATATGACCATCTCAATCATGTTTTGATGTAAATTGGATCGTCTATTATCTAGCATGCGTCCACCTGTACTTAAAGAGAATTTCGATGTTACAATCGACATTGAAGGTGTTATTAAATCTCAAGCCATGACAACAAGCACAATAAAAGTTTTTGTCTTATCATTCTACTATGCCAAAACATTtagtttttcagcattatatttttgaacaatttctagataatgatcaatattaatataattataaaattgatcataATTTATACTTTGACTTGCAAGCTGCTTACCTTTTTGCAAAAGCGACTATATGTCCaactttttttttgtctaaaccATCGAAACTTATCTTTGATACAAAACTTTATCTAATCcttctatatttttattcataaatactatacatttcaaataaaaatctttaaaatattcaagATAATTAACATTactattaattgataaatttttattaataacttcaaataaattttgtcgtcaattagtttttttcttttgatttaaaacaataactgtaaaataaagtaaaagaatttcactccaatatttttaaaatttttgttttatttgccTAATATATTCTAGAGAGTATAATGAGAGTCATGACACCCATGTTCTTTAAAAAGATAACTTATttctatcatattatatattattaaataaatagtttGATAATACACATCTGAATAATGGTTTGTGGCTGTCTTCAATGGCTATAACATATTCATTAAAGTCATAGTTATCTCTCAATTTTGAtctattaaaacaaaaaatttgtcgAATCtattggttgggtattgaagtacCGTGTTATATGAACTTTATACTCTTCGCATGTTTTCAACTCAAGGTAtattgaattccacctagttttaatatctacttttaaattttttttcttcgtAACTTCATTGATTTgcataattaatgatatatttttacctgtgatggggatgatgaattGTATGTAATGGCGTgtctaattatttgtatatatttttagctACATTTTAGTCTTCTtaagctattaaattaataacatgacatgcacacttaatatgaaataatttttcattaaatagaagagataaatgattatacatatattcaataattttattattatttgaaaaaaatataactattaattttatattcctcaaaaatatttgttaatgcaCAAAAGATTGTAAGACCATCATacagatattctaaatttctaaatataatatttttttgcatAACTACCAATCAGAATAAATATAATGGACAGTTGTATATATGTACCTTATATCTTGATTTATAATCGTTCATATATCACAAGATATTGAAAtaacacaattaaaattatttaattctataataacttttaattttattaatttatgatttctCAGAATTTTTGACCTAAGAATTgacctaggaattcttctaaTTGCTAGTTgaacattattttgtatcatCCATTCTAAGATTTTATCTTCTACATAACTAAGAGGTTGATCAAAAGCAATTACATATTCAACCATGTAATCTTGtatcttcatttgatcgtacataaaagttgacatttcttcCATGTATCTGAAACCGCTCAGACCCCTTGCTAAACTGGCTCTACGACCAACGAATCACGATCGGGTAAATGCAATTTATTTTTGCTCTCTAAGCTcgtgtgaaatttttttataataatcagTAATGTGTCAACGAAGATGTCTTGTACCGCTCGTACTTGGACATGTCAAACAAAAACCACAATATTTACATACCGATtgacaaattaattttctttcaatcatTTCTTGTATTTGATTGAAATATTCTCATACCATtgacatttattttctttttctttatttcgaATGCAAACATGTATCTATACCACTTTTATCTATTGGTGTTCCATCTATTCTATCTTAtccatcatcaataatatcatcaacattagtatgataatattcaaatagatcggtggtaataaaaaatacaaaaacttaAGCATCAAGTTTcgtattttttcatttttgcgGAAGGTGACACATTGAGGGAGGGCGAAGTTGGACAAAGCGTGGCTGTCAAGGTAAGCTACAGCGGCATGGAAGAGACAGTTGTTTGAGCCTTGAGGGAAACACGAAAACTCATAAAACTAAAGCATTAGGGCTCTCAACAAGCAAAGCAGACCAGAGAAAAACGGCGAGCTTTCTAGATTAGGTCAAAATGCATTACATTATGAAATAAACGAAAGCCCTAAACGACGagcttttctctcttttatatatatatatatattcaactcTTTCTCTAttatattctttgttttttattttatttttcctttttttttttttgtaaaacataTAGTGATTGATGTCCCTGAATACCAGGAGACAGTACATCAAAGGACAAGACTGAATAGTTGCCTTATACTAAAACCAACAGCTATGAGATGAAGTTCTAAAAGAAATGCCTTATGCAGAAACTACCAGTTATGAGATGAACGTGTTACAACATGACGTTAGCAGATGAAGGAAACCTGAACAACAGTTGtgaagtttaaaaaaacaaattaagcgAAAACCAGAACTATAAAGTTTTGAAGTTAACACATGAATAACCAGAAACTTGGTTGAGAAATGTCTcaacaagtttaaaaaaacaGGAATAGGTTGTGAGATGCCCCAAAAaattcttcctttctttcttttttttctagcAGTGTTTTCTGCCAGAACTTTATtccttgttttcctttttttttctttcttgaaaaaCTTCctctttttccaattttttcttttttttttttcattttgcttctcctttttttatctcttttgtttttcaacTAGACTTTGCCttctattactttttttttttttttaacaagtaaCTTTAAAAGGAGAAGAACCCAGGAACAAGGAAGCAGTTCTTAGAGGAATAAaaggattgaaaaaaaaaggacaaatcACAATACATGAATATGCTAATAAAAAAAGGATAGAATTAAAGGAACATAGACAAAAAGGGAACAAGAGACATGGCACAAGAATAAAGGAACAAGGGATGTGAAATAAAAACCTTAAGGGACAGTATAAGCAAAAACAATGTAATTAAAGCTGAGGAGAGGAAAAATATTACGGCAGGAGTGAATTTACTGAGAATTACTAATGAAAAAACAATGCAACAGTCAATGCTCAAGGAATTTACAATCTTCAACATAGGAAGTAGCAAGCCAACAAACACAACTGGAAAAAATTGTTGTTCAAGAATTGTAGGGCATTTCCAAGGCAGTTTTAATAGGCAAAgaggagagaaaagaaaagacagaagagataaaaagaaaattatagaaaaagaagaagaacctGAATTTCATGGGAGTAGGATATGCAACACTTAGATATTCACCAAAACAACCCTGAGATATTCAAGTATGGAGAAAAATGCCAAGCAAGTTTATGTTTTAGTTGGATAGTTATGGAACACTGATCAACAGAACAAACATGTAGAGTAGTATGAAGATATTCAAATTTGTGTGTAGGTAAAGTTTTAGTCAAAATATCAGCCTTTTGGTGATCAGTGAGTGTTGGAGAATCTTAGATTCTTTGTTTAGGAGATTGTATATGGTTGTAAATAGCTAATTGACAGCTAATAACTCTAATTTAGGCTGATTATAATCTTCCTAATTTAGCTAACAGTTGTGATTCTAATTTAGGcagatttaattagtttatgtCTGATTAGTAggaattagtttttttcttaaataggACATTGACCTCGTACTATATCAATGCATTCTGTTTATGATCAAAAGTGAAgaagattttcagttttttgctcatggtatcagagcatctCTACGACCATTCCGCACCAAAAAATCTTTCTCTAAATCTTTGGTGCTAGTTGCCGAACtcttctcaattcttctttagCTTTTTTCTCTCTGTCTGACATCATGTCGGAGGATTATTCTGAGAATCAACCTACTGTTATGAGGCTAACAAAGTTGAGATGCTAGTTGAGTCAAAAGGAAAACTGCAGAACGTTTAGCCTTCTTACCGGTTCAATGGCCAAAATTATCTTCAATGGTCTCAAGTTGTTAAAACCTTTCTTAAAGGAAAGGGAAAATTAAGCCATCTTATAGGAATTGGACTTACTGTTGAGGACGCCACATTTGTGAAATGGGATGAAGAAGATTCCATCATCATGTCATGGTTGTGGAACTCTATGACACCCGAAGTGAGTCAGACCTGCATGTTCCTCACAACAATAAGAGAAGTTTGGGAAACGGTTCACCAAACCTATTCAAAAATACAAGATGCTGCAATGATCTATGAGATCCGAACTAAAATCAACACCTCAAAGCAAGGCAACCTTTCGGTCATTGAGTACTATAGTACCATGAAAGGTTTTTGGCTTGAGTTGGATTattatcaaaactttaaaatgaaatgtGAAGAAAATGCCGCTATGTTGTAGAAGTTTGTAGAAAAGGAGAGAATCTTTGAATTTCTTACATGCCTCAATATTGACTTTGATCAAGTTCAAGTCCAAATTCTTGGGAAAGAAGTCCTTCCATCCCTTGAGGGAGTTTTCTCAATAATACAAGTTAAGGAGAGTCACAGAGGAGTTATGCTTAACAATTTTGCCAATGAAGGATCAACCATGAATTCTACAAAGGATGGACACAAGGTTGAGACCAATAAGAATGAAAGACAGTCCAATCGTGAAGGGGTTTAGTGTACTTACTGCAAGAAGACGCATCACACCAAAGATACCTACTAGAAACTCCATGGGAAGCCTCCAAATGTTGGAGGAAAAGAGGTAATCATGGGGGACAGCCCCGAGGACAAGGCCACGTGACAAATGCTGAGGATGTTCCTAATGAAAAACCAAACCAAGATAGACTAGAAACTCTCAAGGAAGAGATAGAAAAGCTAAAATCCATGTTTCAACTTTATTGGGAATCCTGGCAGCTTGTGTTCTCTGGCTCAAACAGGTAagttctctaattcttttgccCTTAGTGCCTCTTTTCATGTCCAAAATAATACTTGGATCATAGATTCAGTAGCTACTGATCATATGGTTTTTTCACATtagtttttatcttatataagtCTTATCTTAgcaatagaaaaatcaaaattgccGATGGAACCTTTATTACTATTGCAAGTTAAGGAACCATTATTCTCTCTTCtaaaattgtgttaaaaaatgttCTACATGTTCCTAAACTAGCTGTGAATCTTTTGTCCATAAAACAAGCTACATGTGATTTGAATTGTCAAGTGATTTTCTATCCTACACATTGTGTATTGCAGGACCAGGTCTTGGGAGAGATGATTGGGCTTGCTAAGGAAAGAAATGGGTTTTATATCCTTGATGCTAAGGAAGATAGTAACTATTCCCTTTTAAAATCCTATCTATCTAGTTATTCTACCAATAAATAGGACATTTGTCTCCACCATTATCGTCTTAGTCATCCACCATTTAGTTTGCTCAAGACTATGTTTccattattattcaaaaatattgaagtGAGTAGTTTACATTGTGATGTGTGTGAACTTGGCAAACACAAATGTGCTTCTTATCCTTTAAGTAATACCAGATCTTTGTCACCTTTTTCTTAATCCATTCTGATATATGAGGTCCTACTAGAATTTTGAACATTACCGGGGCAATGTGGTTTGTTACATTTATAGATGATTGCACAAGGGTAACTTGGGTCTAtctaatgaaaaacaaatttgaagttAGTGAAatctttccaaaatttttccAAATGATCAAAAACTAACTTGGGGTGACGATTAAAAACTTACGGAGTGATAATGCAAGAgattactttaattaaaatatttcatttttccttcaaaaagaAGGAATTGTTCATTACTCATCTTGCATTAATACGCTGCAACAAAATAGGGTAGCGGAGCGAAAAAATAAACACCTTTTAGAAATCACACGAGCactcttatttcaaaataatgttcCTAAATTCTATTGGTGGAAGCAGTTCTCATGTAGCTCACTTGATAAATAGAATGCCCTCTAAAGTCTCAGTTTCAAGAGTCCTATGAGTGTGTTTCATGAGCATTATCCCAATTCACAAATAGCTTTTAAATTAACCCCAAGAGTTTTTGGATGTGTGGTTTTTGTTCACATTCATGACATTAACTGAGGAAAACTTGATCCAAGAGCATTAAAATGTATCTTTGTTAGGTATTCTTCCACTAAGAAAAGGGTATAAATGTTATCATCCTGCTTCtcataaattctttatttcaatAGATGTTACCTTTGTTGAAAAATAGCCTTTCTATTCCAATTCTCATCTTCAGAGGGAGAATATGAGTGAAGCAAAAGAATCTGAGCTGTTTTTCCTTGATTTACAGTCCACGGTGTAGTCTATTGTTCAATTCATGGTGCAACATACTATTCAGCCTTTGTCTATTATACCCGAGCAGCCCCTTGATCAAAACCAACCTGCACTTGAATCTTCCCTTGATTAGCCATATGACCAGCCTACTGACTCATCAGAATTAACTCTAAATATACCCCTGGTTGCTAAAAAACCTATCCTAGTCTATTAAAAAAGAAGTGAGCCTATTTCTACACAATTGCAAGTTCAAGATTCAACTCCAGAACCAGGTATGTAGTTACAATTACTCTGTCCattgattgatgatttagatgttCTTATAGTAGTTAAGAAAGGAGTTCGAAATTGTACATAACATCTTATTTCTCACTTTGTTTCTTTGGATAGAATCTCATATAAGCACCATTGTTTCCTCACTAAATTAGATCCCATTTTTATTCCCTAACCTATCAATGAGGCACTTAGGGACAAGAATTGGAAACTTGCCATAAATGAGGAAATGAGatacttaataaaaattatacatgagAGATTGTTGATCATCTAAAAGATAAGAAACTTGTAGGATGTAAATGGGTGTATACAATCAAGTTTAACGCAGATGGGTCTTTAGAGAGGTATAAGGCTAGGTTAGTAGCCAAGGGGTAGATTATCAAGAGACTTT
It contains:
- the LOC123218515 gene encoding clavaminate synthase-like protein At3g21360 — its product is MEFIEGKLNEEKVFEGLVFPKTLNPSICNGTTELLVKMIEEKREWLSEILKLHNAILFRGFNVSSPEEFRQVVEAFDWEEMPYMGPTNRVMVTNRIYNANEAPLHQFINFHHEMFLTKQYPSKILFLCTQPSPEGGETCILPSHIVVSKMEKEIPEFVSELEKKGFMFKIKTANVNSNAILGTTWKSYLNTEDEVEAKKRSMEKLGCNSVEFNEDGSAEFVYGPLNPIREFEGKRVWFIPIVRHSANKKDTRTSFGDGTPLPSKGLETYKNILDKVCVDIKWEKGDVMLLDNLSVQHGRRPAKPPRSVFVSLCK